In Haematobia irritans isolate KBUSLIRL chromosome 1, ASM5000362v1, whole genome shotgun sequence, a genomic segment contains:
- the E(var)3-9 gene encoding enhancer of variegation 3-9, with translation MTTIDMDQVEACRTCGVYYMSTTNYMKPLFQNAVENPDMMLIRLELAQWKIDISEHDGLPQHLCCSCFHEFQKIFKFRASCTETQNQLRSFYNFREYNLANINIKTEIIEPTEKESAECHFIYVDDLSDEENDTATPFNIPHVPIKEELIIEEATIPRDSDNEKMVESASEQVNKKSPVTDDSNQPTEQAPPPVECQLCQHLSPNQEEHKQHLQRVHEIRDMECHICGKTFKNSTPSRFKFHLKWHNINKHVKCTQCGFVCSSRQSLKEHKRAVHTKINCKICGKCVIAKKMKSHLRQHQILSQFPCEYCTDVFQSNEDRENHIWQVHGNVDNEEPTCTTNESLSEIHDNHNASNELVHVTILCAHCDEKFAKQSDLQDHVREVHRSQQQTKELPNDCTGNQDACSGSKEHMNENKNSNSLTVFEDYDSPSAPDNAVMQKNDLESMTHFQDSEIHMSYSTNETNNSQNDIDDDNVDQDQSYEGRLEEQSNSITVTLSDNEQQLETNDAHIDFGHDGRVYMPFACAKCPDKFATVEELQTHFQQHKEQVAKSPTKSSFKCDLCGKKFDLKFSLNRHMKKHNKAS, from the exons ATGACTACCATCGACATGGATCAAGTGGAGGCATGTCGAACGTGTGGTGTGTATTATATGTCTACTACAAATTACATGAAACCTTTGTTTCAAAATGCCGTCGAAAATCCTGACATGATGCTAATACGTCTGGAACTTGCACAATGGAAGATAGAT ATAAGTGAACATGATGGCTTGCCTCAACATCTTTGTTGTTCCTGTTTTCATGAGTTTCAGAAAATATTCAAGTTTAGGGCGAGTTGTACGGAAACACAAAACCAATTGCGATCATTCTACAATTTCAGGGAATACAATTTGGCTAACATTAATATAAAAACTGAAATTATTGAACCAACCGAAAAGGAATCAGCAGAATGTCATTTCATATATGTCGATGACTTAAGTGATGAAGAAAATGACACAGCTACGCCTTTTAATATACCACATGTACCCATAAAGGAAGAACTTATTATTGAAGAAGCCACAATACCTCGTGATAGTGATAATGAAAAGATGGTCGAATCGGCATCAGAACAAGTAAACAAGAAATCTCCGGTTACAGATGATTCTAATCAACCTACGGAGCAAGCACCTCCtccggtagaatgtcaattgtgCCAGCATTTATCACCGAACCAGGAAGAACATAAACAACACTTGCAACGTGTACATGAAATTCGTGACATGGAATGTCATATATGtggaaaaacatttaaaaatagtaCACCTTCACGTTTTAAGTTCCATTTGAAATGGCACAATATCAATAAACATGTGAAATGTACACAATGTGGTTTTGTATGCAGTTCACGTCAATCATTAAAGGAACACAAGCGAGCTGTGCACACCAAAATTAATTGCAAAATTTGTGGTAAAT GTGTTATTGCCAAGAAAATGAAAAGCCATTTACGTCAACATCAAATTCTTAGTCAATTTCCATGCGAATATTGTACGGATG tatttcaatCAAATGAAGACCGTGAAAACCACATCTGGCAGGTACATGGAAATGTCGATAACGAAGAACCAACTTGTACAACAAATGAATCTTTGTCTGAAATTCATGATAACCATAATGCCTCTAATGAATTAGTGCATGTTACAATACTTTGTGCCCATTGTgatgaaaagtttgccaaacaaAGTGATTTACAAGACCATGTTAGAGAAGTACATCGTtctcaacaacaaacaaaagaaCTGCCGAACGATTGTACAGGTAATCAGGATGCTTGTTCTGGATCAAAAGAACAcatgaatgaaaacaaaaacagcaaTTCCTTAACAGTATTTGAAGATTATGATTCACCATCAGCACCAGATAATGCAGTTATGCAAAAAAATGATCTCGAATCCATGACACACTTTCAAGACTCCGAAATACACATGTCCTACAGTACTAATGAAACGAATAACTCACAAAATGATATTGATGATGACAATGTTGATCAAGATCAATCTTATGAAGGAAGATTAGAAGAACAGTCTAATAGTATTACGGTTACGTTAAGTGACAACGAACAACAATTGGAAACCAATGATGCACATATAGATTTTGGTCATGATGGTAGAGTTTATATGCCATTTGCATGCGCCAAATGTCCGGATAAATTTGCAACGGTGGAAGAGCTACAAACGCATTTTCAGCAACATAAAGAACAAGTTGCGAAATCTCCTACAAAATCTTCATTTAAATGTGACTTGTGTGGTAAAAagtttgatttgaaatttagtctCAATCGCCATATGAAAAAGCATAACAAAGCATCATAG
- the MED28 gene encoding mediator complex subunit 28, with protein MASSSNGNGNLMDEFEEAFQNCLLSLTKLEANTSTNKEEVELEVQKTTNRFIDVARQMEAFFLQKRFLVSTLKPDQLIKDENQDLRIEIQRKEALLNKHYSRLEEWKGCLSDIQQNPAILNRPVVPGGMSGGLGENLGGLPGPSSSSGPSMGGGPQQRPGMMPNMPGGSMGQLGQMNQGGQQQQQHLQNQKMLQMQQLRMMGKLPK; from the coding sequence ATGGCTTCTTCTTCGAATGGTAATGGTAATCTAATGGACGAATTCGAGGAAGCCTTCCAAAATTGTTTACTCTCGCTAACAAAATTAGAAGCGAATACATCTACTAACAAGGAAGAAGTCGAGCTGGAAGTGCAAAAGACAACAAATCGTTTCATTGATGTAGCTCGACAAATGGAAGCATTCTTTTTACAAAAGCGATTCCTGGTCTCAACACTGAAACCCGATCAACTTATCAAAGATGAAAATCAAGATTTACGCATAGAAATCCAAAGAAAAGAAGCCCTCTTGAATAAACACTATAGTCGTTTGGAAGAGTGGAAAGGTTGCTTATCCGATATTCAACAAAATCCTGCCATTCTAAATAGACCGGTAGTACCAGGAGGGATGTCTGGTGGATTGGGAGAAAATCTAGGAGGATTACCTGGTCCTTCTAGTTCTTCGGGTCCAAGTATGGGTGGCGGACCACAACAGCGACCGGGAATGATGCCAAACATGCCGGGTGGGTCAATGGGACAACTGGGCCAAATGAATCAAGgtggacaacaacaacaacagcatttgcaaaatcaaaaaatgttgcaaatgcAACAACTGCGGATGATGGGAAAATTACCGAAATAA